The following nucleotide sequence is from Halapricum desulfuricans.
AGACGTCGAATCGTGAGCGAGCAACAGACCCTTCTCGTCCAGATCCGCGATAATCTCGTCGTTTGCGTCCCGGACGAACGTGCCCGCGTATTTGCCGGCCTCGCCGGTGTACTCTCCGTCGGGGTCGACCGGACAGAAGATCTCCAGATCGAGTTCCCGCCCGCGCTCGAAGTCCTCCTCACCGTGGCCGGGTGCGGAGTGGACGAGTCCGGTGCGGTCGGCCTCGACGTACTCGGCGGTGTAGACCTGTCCGGAGCCCTCGGCCTGGGCGTGGTCGGGGACCTCTTTCGCGAGGGGGTGGTCGTACTCCCAGCCGACCAGCTCTTCGCCGTCGAGGTGTTCGACGACCTCGTAGTCGTCGTAGCGACCCTCCCTGAGCACGTCCTCGACGACCGCCTCGGCGACGTACAGGCGTTCGGTCTCGCCGTCTTTCGTGGCGTCGACGCCGACGTACTCCAGATCGCCGTCGACCGCGACGAAGGTGTTTGCGACGATGGTCCAGGGCGTCGTGGTCCAGATGACGAGGTATGCGTCGCTCGCGGCGTCGCCGTCTTCTCGCGGGCTTTGCCCGCTCGAACGGTCCGCGGAACTCCGTTCCGCGCTACTCGCGCGTTCCGAGGACTCGCTTCGCTCGTCCTCGCGCTCGCTCAATGGGAACTTCACGTAGATCGAGGGCTTCTCGACCTGATCGTACTCGACCTCGTTGTTGGCGATTGCGGTCTCACACCGCGGGCACTGGTTGATCGAACGTTTGCCCTGTTCGACGAGGCCGCGCTCGTGGGCGTTCTCGAATCCCCACCAGGCCGCCTCCATGTACTCGGGGTCGACCGTCTTGTAGGGATTGTCCCAGTCCATCCAGACGCCGAAGTCCCGGAAATCCTCCTGCAGGCCCTCGAGTTGCTCGTCGGCGAAGGCCTTGCACTCCTCGATGAAGGCGTCCTCGCCGAACTCCTCGATGTCTTTCTTGTTCTCGAAGTCCAGCCGTTCCTCGACTTTCGTCTCGATCGGCAGCCCGTGCATGTCATAGCCCGGTCGATCGGTCACGTCGTAGCCCTGCATTCGCAGGTAGCGGATATAGATATCTTTCAGGGTCTTGTTCCAGGTCGTTCCCATGTGGGCTGCCCCCGACGTGTACGGCGGTCCATCGACGAAGAAGAAATCCTCCCCGTCGGCACGATGCTCCACGGTCTTCTCGTAGGCGTCGACCTCTTCCCAGTAGTCGAAGACACGCTCTTCGACGGCGTGTGGGTCGTACTGGTCGTCGACGTCGGCGAACCGGTCCATACTGGAAGGAATCGCCGCCGGGATTAAAGGACAATCGGTTGTGTGCTACCGCCTCGAGTGGCCACGTTATCAGGGGCGTTCGACCCCGACGACGTCGATCCGGGCGCCACCCGTTTCGCTATCGGAGACCGCTATCCGCCACCCCTGTTCGTCGGCGATCTGTTGGGCGATATACAGCCCGAAGCCGCTCTCGCCGTCGGCGGACGTGACCGCTGCCTGCAGTACCTGCCGCGGGGGGTCGAAGTCGATCCCGGGTCCGTCGTCGGCGACAAAAAAGCCCGATTCGGTTTCCCCGACGTCGACGGTTACCCCGGGACCGGCGTGGACGACGGCGTTGTCAACCAAAAGCTCCAGGAGGAGCTGCGTCGCGTCACGGTCGCCGACCAGCCGTCGGTCCGACTCGATCGAGAGCGTCGATTCGGGTGTCGAGACTGTCTCCCAGACGTCACGAACCAGTGCAGATAGCCACAGCGTGTCGGTTTCGTGCTCGCGTTCGTTCCGCGTTGCCAGCGAGACGATCTTGTCCACGATCCCCGCAACGTGTTCGACCGACGTGCTCGCGGCCGCGAGGTGCTCGCTGTCGCTGTCGATCTGCGAGAGGTGGCCGGTCGCGATCTGGAGTTCGTTGCGGAGTTCGTGGGCCGTCATCAGCGCGACCTTCCGGAGGCGTCTGTTCTGGCGGCGGAGCCGTTCTTTCTGCTCGCGGTACTCGGTGACGTCCTGGGTAATCCCGACGAGCCCCAGGATGTCGCCGGACGCGTCCCACCAGGGGACTTTCGACGTGCGAAGGAACAGCCCCGGCGAGTCCGCGTATTCGTCGGTGTTCAGGATCGGTTCGCCCTCCTCGATCACCCGCTGGTCGTCGATGTAGTTGGCTTCGTCGTAACACTCGTCGCCCGAGAGCGTCTCCATGTCGGTGAGTCCGAGCAGGTCGCCGGGTGCGAACATCTCGTCGCTGGCCAGCAGGTGCCGGGCGTCGAGGTCCTTTGCGTAGATGTGTGCCGGGAACCCCTCGAGCATCGCCGCCAGCAGCGTCTCGGGTCGTGACGGCGGCCGTGCAGCGTCGGAGTCGCTCCCCGCTTCGAGCGCGTCCCGGACTGTGTCGACGACCGCGGCAGTGGCGACCGAGTCCGCAGCCAGGACGGTCGCACTCTCGCTGTCAGCAGCGTCGGGACCAGCGCCGTCGGGGTCGACTACGACGATCGGTAGCGACGGGAACAGCCCGGAGACCGCGTGGACGATGTTCTCGGGATCGGCCCGCGCCAGATCACCAGGGACGAGCAATGCGTGGACCGTCGAACGGCAGAGCTGGACCGGCAAGTCGTCGACGTCGACCGCCTGGATCGCGACGTCGGGGAGTTCTGACGCGAGCTCTCCGATCGACACCGAGAGACTGTCGACGACGAGGAGTTGCCGAACGTCAGCCATCGGCCGGGATACAGTGTCCACGTATTTAAATCATACAAAACAGGCGCCGAGTTGCCGGCCGCAACACACTTGCGTGTGTGCACGTACGCACGATCGTGCCAGATGCCCCGTTTCCGGACGATCAGCACCCACTCGCCGAGGACTGCCAGCACTGCCCCGCACTCGTCGAGGCGCGTGAGCGGATCTCCTGGGGGACCGGTCCGCTAGAGGCCGACGCGGTTGTCGTCGGCGAAGCGCCGGCAGCCGGCAATCCGGACGCCGAGCAATGGCGGGGCGGGAACCTGACCGGGATGGCGTATACGTCCCGCCACTCCGGGCGGAAGATCCGGACGTTGCTGGCCGAGGCAGGTATCGAGTCGGTCTACTACACGAACGCGGTCAAGTGCCACCCGCCCGAAAACCGCGATCCGACCGACGAGGAACTGGCGAACTGCCGACCGTATCTCCTCCGGGAGATCGAGGCCGTCGAGCCGGCGGCGGTCCTGCCGACGGGCAAACACGCCACACGGACGGTACTGGCACTCGACGACCGGTCGCTGGACGGGTTCGTCGATACGGTGCTGGAGCCGACGAGAAGCGACGCGCTCGGGGTTCGGGTCGTCCCGCTGTTGCACCCGAGCTATCAGGACGTGTGGCTGTCGCGGCTAGGCTACAGTCGCGACGAGTACGTGGCAGAAATCGCTACGGTAGTCGAGGCGTGACCGCTGGACACGCGAAACGTGACCGCGATCGCTCACCGGAGAGCCGTCACGGCGTCGCTCACCGGAGCATCGTCAGAAACATCTTGAACTGCGAGGCGGCCTCGACGGCGTGGGGCTCGTTCGCCGGGAGGACGATCGACTCGCCGGCTGCGACCTCGTGTTCGGTCCCGGAGACGGTGACGAGAGCTGTCCCGTCGACGACCTGCAAGAAAGCGTCGTGCGGGGCCGTGTGCTCGCTGAGGCGCTCGCCCTCGTCGAAGGCGAAGACGGTGACCGTGACGGCCTCCTCGTCGACGAGCGTCTGACTCACGACGGCACCGGGCTGATAGTCGAGCAAGTCCTCGATCTCGAACGACGAGCCGGCGAGATCGAGGAGTTTCTCGCGGTCGGCCATCAGGACAGGTCGATATCAGCGGAGTCGTCTCGCCGCTGGAAAGTCACTTCCAGAATCCCGTTGTTGTAGGTCGCGCTGGCCGAATGCTCGTCGACGCTGACCGGGAGCTGGACGCGCTCGAAGTACTCACGTTCGGGGCCGGCTGCGTCGATCGTCAGTTCCTCGCCGTCGCACTTCAGGCCGATGGCGTCCTTCTCGACGCCGGGTACGTCAGCGACGACCCGGACCTCGTCGTCGGCCTCGTAGATGTCCAGATGGATGTCGCGGCCGTGGCTCTCGCCGTCGCCGTGGCGCTCGACGTGCATGTCGAAGTCACCGCCGGTCATCTCGTTCATCATTCGTTCCAGTTCACGGAAGAAATCGTCGAAGGGGTCGTCGCGGTCGTCTCGTCGCATACCTGTCGGTAGGACTGTCCGGCCCAAAAGCCTTCGCCTCGGGGCCCGAAACACCGAGTGAGCGCGACTGGGCCGAACCGGTTGACGGAGGGGCCTCCTCTGGCGGAATCGATACAGTGATCCGTGGCCGTCCGGGAGCGAATGTGACGGCTCGTTCGACGTGCGTCGAATCATGCCCCATTGTTCATGCAATTCAGTTACACGTGCGCGACAACAACCGAAAAACATTTACTCGCTACCGTAGCAATTTCACACGGAGTAGTAATCATGAGTGCAAGCGACACGGTCAGGATCGGGATCAACGGTTTCGGCCGAATCGGACGATGTACGTTCCGCGCCGCGCTAAACAACGACGACGTCGAGATCGTCGGGATCAACGACGTGATGGACTTCGACCAGATGGAATACCTAGCGAAGTACGACACCACGCTGGGTAACCTCCCCTACGACCTCGAGCGCGACGGGGACACGATGCGCGTCGACGGTGAAGACATCTCGCTGTATAACATCCAGAGTCCCGAGGAACTGCCGTGGGACGACCTGGACGTCGACGTCGCCGTCGAGTCGACCGGGATCTTCCGGACGAAAGACGAGGCCTCGGCGCACCTCGACGCCGGTGCCGACAAGGCGCTGATCTCCGCGCCGCCGAAGGGCGACAAGCCGGTGCCGCAGTTCGTCTACGGCGTCAACCACGACGAGTACGACGGCGAGGACGTCGTCTCCGGCGCGTCCTGTACGACCAACAGCGTTTCGCCGCCGATGTACGTCCTGCTCGAGGAGTTCGGCGTCAACGCCGCCGAGATGACGACCATCCACGCCTACACGGGCTCGCAGAACATCGTGGACGGCCCCAAGAGCAAGACCCGCCGCGGTCGCGCCGCCGCCGAGAACATCGTCCCGACGACGACCGGCGCGTCGACGGCGACGACCGACATCCTGCCCGACCTGAAAGGCAAGTTCGAGGCCATGGCGATCCGCGTCCCGACCCCCAGCGGGTCGATCACCGAGATTGTCGCCGATCTGGAGGGCAACCCCAGCGCCGAGGAGATCAACGCCGCCATGGAGGAGTACGCCAACGGCGAACTCGAAGGCTCGATGGGCGCCATCGACGACGAGATCGTCTCCCGTGACATCCTCGGCTGGGAGTACGGCTCCGCGGTCGACCTCGAGCAGACCAGCACGGTCGAGGGCGGCGACCTCGCGAAGGTCTTCGCCTGGTACGACAACGAGATGGGCTACACGGCCCAGATGATGCGCCTCGCCGAGTACATCGCGTAAGCGTCTCAACTGCACCGTTTTTTCAGCCACACGCCACCGAACCAGCCACAACACTATGCCCGAATACAACACGCTCGACGACCTCGAGCCCGGTCAGCGCGTCCTCGTCAGGGTCGACCTCAACTCCCCCGTCGAGGACGGCGTCGTACAGGACAACAACCGATTCGACCGCTACTCCGAGACCGTCGCCGCACTCGCAGACGACGACCACAAGGTCGTGCTGATGGCCCATCAGGGCCGGCCCGGTCGCGACGACTTCGTCTCGCTGGACCAGCACGCCGAGATCCTCGAAGAGCACGTCGGCAAGCCGATCAAGTTCGTCGACGACATCTACGGTGACGACGCCATCGAGGCCATCGAAGCCCTCGAAGCTGGCGAGATCCTCCTGCTGGAGAACACCCGGATGGCCGACGACGAACTGCCCGAAAAGCCCGCCGAAGAGCACGCCGAGAGCGACTTCGTCCAGACGCTCGCCCCGCTCTTCGACGCCTTCGTCAACGACGCCTACTCGGCGGCCCACCGCGCCCACGCTTCGACGGTCGGCTTCGCCGTCGAACTGCCGACCTACGCCGGCCTCGTGATGGACAAGGAGTACCAGTACAACACGAGCGTCGCCGAGAAGGAGTTCGACGGCCAGGTGACGATGCTCTGCGGCGGCAACAAGTCTGAGGACGTCATCAGCGTCGTCAACAACCTCGAGGAGAAGGTCGACACCTTCCTCGTCGGCGGGCTGCCCGGGGAACTGTTCCTCCGCGCGGAGGGCTATCCCGTCGGGATGGACGTCGGCGACATGGACCTGCTAGACGACCAGTGGGAGGAGACCAGAGACACTCTCGAAGACCTCGTCGAGAACCGCCGCGACGACTTCGAACTGCCCGTCGACTTCGCCTACGAGGACGACGACGGCGAGCGCGCCGAGATCTCTCTCGAGGACATCGACGAGAAAGAGACCGGCTATCTCGACATCGGCCACGAGACGATCGAGGCCTACGAGCCGATCATCCGCGAGTCCGAGGCCGTCTTCGTGAAGGGCGCGGTCGGCGTCTTCGAGGACGAGCGCTTCGCCGACGGGACGGTCGAACTCATCGAGGCCATCGGCGAGACCGACTGCTTCTCGGTCGTCGGCGGCGGTGACACCGCCCGCACGCTGTCGCTGTACGGTCTCGACGAGGACAACTACGATCACGTCTCCATCGCCGGCGGCGCGTATCTGAACGCCCTGACCGGTCAGGAACTGGTCGTCGTCGACGTGCTGAAGAAGTACGCCTGATCGCCGTCGGATAACGCGTCTTCTTTCGCCGGGCGGATCGGCAGACTGCGCCCGCTGACGACTGTTTGACCGCCGAGCGCTCCGGCCGGGCTGTCCGTTCTCGTTCTGCCAGCGACCGGTTCGTGAGAGTTTTCGGCACCTCGGAGCGCCGACATACGTGCGCAAAACGATAGCCTGCGAGATCACTCTCCGCCGAACGACTCGGGGTCGTCGGCGGCGGCTACCACGTCCCGGGCGGCGACGTTCTCCTCGACGTCGTGGACGCGGATCACGTCCGCGCCGCGCTCGGTCGAAAGCGCCGTCCCTGCGACCGTCGCGGCCGTCCGCTCGTCGGCCTCGAGCCCGACGTGTCCGAACATCGATTTGTGAGAGTGTCCGACCAGCACCGGACAGCCCAGCGCTTTGAACTCCCCGATCCGGCCCAGCAACTCGAAGTCCTCGGCGGGGGTCTTCCCGAACCCGATCCCGGGATCGACGAGGATCTGTGCTCGGTCCAGTCCGGCCTTCTCGGCAAGCAGGACGCGCTCTTTCAGCTGGTCGATGGCGTCTTCGACGACGTCGTCGTACTCGATTTCCCGGTCGGGATCGACCGGCGTGTCGATGCTGTGCATCACGACCACCGGCACGTCGCGCTCGGCGGCGAGATGGCGCATCTCGGGGTCTTCCAGCCCCGAGACGTCGTTGAGGACGTCCGCGCCCGCCTCCAGTGCGGCCTCTGCGACTGCGGCCTTGCGCGTGTCGATCGAGACGGCCACGTCCAGTTCGGCGATCCGCTCGATTACCGGGACGACGCGGTCGATCTCCTCCTCGACCGGGACCGGATCCGCACCGGGTCGGGTCGACTCCCCGCCGACGTCGACGATGTCGACGCCGTTGTCGACCATCGTTTCGGCTCTGGCGACGGCGTCCTCGACGGCGTCGTACTCCCCGCCGTCGTGAAACGAGTCCGGCGTGACGTTCAGAATGCCCATGATCGCGGTCCCGTCCTCCCAGGGGTAGCCCCGCCGGTCGGGTTCGACGCCGATCCCGAGGTGTTCGCGCAGCCGATCCGCAAGCGGCGAGAGGCCGTACGGCTGGCCGTCGAGTTTCCCGACCAGGCGCTTGAACTGGGCCATCGTCGCCATCATGACCACGTCAAGCGGTTCCTCGTCCTGATTGTTCAGCCCCGATATCGCACACTCCCCGCCCAGCGAGAGCAGTTCCTCCTTGAGATACTGGGCCTGTCGGGGCTGGACGCGCGTCTTGACGGCGCGGTGGACGCCCTTCCCGCGCATCCGCCAGACGCCGGCGTCGGTCACGTGTGCGCCCGCGAGCGTCTCGCGGGCGTCGCCGAGGTCCTCGATGCGCTTTTCGATCGTCGCTCGCGTCCAGCGCGTGCGCGCCTCCCGCACGGCGTACAGCGATCCCGAGACGAGCACGGCGTCGCCCTCCGCCGCGGCGTCGAGCGCGATGTCCAGCGCGCCCGCCACGTCCGAACGCGTCTCGACGGTCGCCTCGGGATACTCGCTCTCGAAGGCGGCGGCGATGACCGTCTCGTCGTCGGCCCTGTCGACGTCCGCCTGACAGGCCACGACGTGTTCGGGTTCGGGCAGCGCGGCGGCGATCCCCTGGTGGTCCTTCCCGACCATCGCACCCACGACGAGATGCAGGTCGTCGTACTCGAACTCCCCGAGCGTCTCGGTGACCCGCTCGCAGCCGCCGGGGTTGTGCGCGCCGTCGAGGACGACCAGCGGTTCCCGGCCCATCACTTCGAACCGGCCGGGCCAGTGGGCGTTTCGCAGCCCCGTCGCCAGCGTCGTCTCGTCGACGCCAGCGACCTGCCGGGCCAGCGTCGCGGCGACGCCCGCGTTGCGGGCTTGATGTGCGCCCGGCAGCGGTAGCCGCGTCTCGAGGTGAAAACCGTCGCCGTCGAGTTCGACCCGGCCGTCCGTCCCCTCGATACCGTGGTACGCGACCGTCGTGTCCGCCGCGTTCTCGTCGACGGTCACGACCTCGCCGGCAACCTCACGGATCGCTTCGCGGGCGGCCCCTGTCGCACCGGTCACGATCGGCGCGTCCGCGGGTGCGACGTGTGCCTTGTCGCGGGCGATCTCCTCGACAGTCTCGCCAAGCAGGTCCGTGTGTTCGAGGCTGACGCTGGTGACGGCGCTGGCGACCGGATCGACGACGCTTGTGGCGTCGTAGCGACCGCCGATCCCCACCTCGAGTACCGCGACGTCGACGTCGGCGCGGGCGAACTGCCACAGCGCCAGCACGGTCATCGTCTCGAAGAACGTCGGCGCTTCCCCCTCCGCCGCTCGTTCGGTCACGTACGGCTCGATCCGCTCGACGAACTCGACGAGCGCGGCTCTGGGGACCTTGCGGCCGTCGACGGTGATCCGCTCGCGCACGTCCTCGAGATGTGGTGAGGTGTACAGTCCGACGGTCAGGCCGGCCTCGCGGAGCGTGGATTCGAGCATCCGGGCCGTCGAACCCTTCCCGTTCGATCCGGCGATCTGAACCGCTTGCAGGTCCTCATGTGGGTCGCCAAGTTCCGCCAGCAACGCCTCAGTGGCGTCGGTCTCGCGCCGGGGCGGGAACCGGCGCAACTCCAGACAGAAGTTCGCCGCCTCGTGGAAGTCCATGCCTGTTGTGTCCGGGGCCGATCGCTTTAGGCTGTCGAAGCGGGACGTTCCGGCGCCCGACGTCGTCTGTACCCGGCCGCGGGCTACGCCTGAGACTCGTCTTCGCCGACGAGCCGTCGCACGAGCACCTGAAAGGCAAGCCCAATCGTCGCCGCGACCGCCTCGGCGTCGGGGGCAGGCCCGTCCTGCTCGTCCGCCGGCCCGACGTCGATGCCCTGCTCGTCCGCCGGCTCGGCGTCGATATCCTGTTCTGCCCCCTCGACTGCCGCTCCGTCGTCGTCTGACTCGTCCCCGCCGAGCAACCGGCGCACGATCGCAGCAAGCACCGCCAGCGCGGCCCCGCCGATCGAGACCCCCAGCAGGGCTTTCCGGACCTGCTCGCGCCGTGACGGCGTCGCTTCTTCTTCAGGCTCGGCGTCGGTCCCGTCGCTGCTGTCGTCGATCAATTCCTCGTCTGCCGGTTCGATTCGTTCGTCGTCTGACGCCTCGGTCGGTTCGTCGAACGTGTCCGCTGTCTCAATCGGTTCGTCGAACGTGTCCGGTGGCTCGGGATCGGACTCGCCGCCGAGTCCCGGTACTCGGTCCAGCGGGAGGTTCGGGAGTCGGTCCGCAAGGTCTCCACGGTCCATACTGTCAGTGTCTCCAGCCAGCGTGATATAGCCCGTGCCTTTCCTCGTCTAGACCCCGACAGACGCGGTTTCTGGTCGTTCGAACAGAGACGGGGTCCGAAACCGACGCTGACTTTTTGCCGGACAGCCGAACCCCAGTCATGGACGACCGGATCGAGTCGCTGGCGGTTGCTATCGCCGACGCGGAGACAGTCGTCGCGCTGACCGGCGCGGGCGTCTCGACCGCCTCCGGGATCCCGTCCTTTCGCGGCGACGGCGGGATCTGGGAACAGTTCGACCAGCGCGACTTCCACTACCGGCGATTCGAGGCCGATCCCGAGGGGTTCTGGCGCGACCGGCTCGACCTCCGGGAGACCTTCTACGGGGGCGAGGAGGTCGAGCCGAACGCTGCCCATCGCGCGCTGGCCGACCTCGAGGGAGACGGCCATCTCGACGCCGTCATCACCCAGAACGTCGACGGGCTGCACCGGGCCGCCGGCTCCGGGGCCGTGATCGAACTCCACGGGACGAACCGAGAGGTCGAATGCGTCGAGTGTGGCCGCCGAATCCCGGCCGAATCGGCGTTCGACCGCGCCGAAGACGGAGAGCTGCCGCCCCAGTGTGAGGAGTGTGGCGGCGTGCTGAAGCCGGCGGTCGTGCTGTTCGGCGAGCCGATGCCCGACGAGCCGACGATCCGGGCCCACAAACTGGCCGGGCGAAGCGACCTCTTTCTGGCGATCGGCACCTCGCTGCAGGTCCAGCCCGCGGCCGGGTTGCCCGCACGCGCCCAGCGCGCAGGTGCGACGCTCGCGGTCGTCAACCTCGAGGCGACGCCGATCAGCGGTCGGGCCGAGTATGACCTCCGGATGGACGTGACCGAAGCGCTGCCGGCGCTGGTCGCGGCGATTGCGTGATCGTGACCGAGTGCTGTACGTCCGCCGTAGTCACTTTCCTATCTCGTCCGGGCTCCCGACGCGTTTCGTTCGCCCGTCGGCGGGCTAACTGGACCGGAATACATTTCATACGTCTGACCGAATGTTGCCGGTGATGCCCGAACTGACCCGCCGTCGTGCCCTCCTCGCGGCCACGTCCGGGATCGCTGCACTGGCCGGCTGTACTGACGAGGACGATAACCTGCCGACGGACTCCCGGAAAGAGAAAAGGCTGATCGAGGATTACGACGTCCGACACGTCCGCGACGACGACGGGGCCGGACTCTTTGCGTCCGGCGACGAATTGCCGACAGTATCCGATGACGAACGGCGCCGGTACGCCCACACTGATCAAGCTGTCCTTGTCACTGAAGACGACGTTTCCGCCCTCACGTTCGGCGCCAGCCCCGAAGCCGCGCGACTCCGGACGTTTGTCAGGGAGACGGACTTCGACTCGTCGTCGTTGTATCTCCTTGGCATGACCGTCGGGGCCTGCTACGAAGTCCGTCTCCAGTCGGTGGCCGTCGAGCGGGACGAACTCGATGACGGAGACTTGCACCCGCACGCTGATTTCTGTCGGACCTATCGGCCCGCCGATGTCGAATGCGACGCCGACGAGCGACACACCGTCGGGGTCGCGATTCGACTCCCCGTGGCGGCCGAGCAGTCCACGGGGCACGGGAGTGGAATGTCGAGTTCCTGTCGGCCGCAGTCCCGGAGTGCGGTCTTCGATGCGACAGTGACTCCCGCAACGGGAGGTGACGACGAATGACGTCACGACGAGATCTGCTCGCCACTCTGGGGACGGTGAGCCTCGCCGGTTTCGCCGGCTGTTCGGCCCTCCCGTTTGGAGACGGCCAGGACGAGAAAAGCGATGACGTGGCGCTCCCGGCAGCCACCGTCGAGCCGATCTCGTGGCCCGAGTCGCCGTTTCCGGTCGCAGTTCCGTCGACGCTCGCAGAGACCCATCGCGACCGAGCCCGCGAGCTGCTCACCGCGGTGCCGGTCGATCCAGCAGTGCCGAACAGTGCCGTCGCCGAGGAGCTGCAGTCCGACCGCGAGCGCGCCGCCGACCGACTGGAGACCGACACGCAGGAACCGTGGCCGACGCAGGAACTCTCACGCTGGCGCGACCGGCGGCACGCGGCCGCGACCGTCCGCGGCACCTACCGGGCAGCGACCGGCGAAGACGACGCGGAGGCGGTCACAGAACGGCGGCGGGCGGTGCGCGACGAGCTGTCTGCGTTCGTTTCCGCTCACGAGTATCGCGCGTCGTCACCCCTCGAAGCGGTGCTGGTACATGCACCGATCGAGGAACTGGTCAGTGATTGCCGCCGTCGCACTCGCCCGGGATCGGGATATCCGGCCGACCCAGTCGCCGACCCGTTTCAGGCTGGCGACGCGGTCGGGTTGGTCGAATTCGCTGACGCGACGCTTGCTGACGCCCGCGGTCTGCGCGACGCGTACCTGGCAGATCGATCCAACACGTCCGCGCAGTGGGTTCCCTTGAGCGACACATCGGAGCAGCTACAGATCGCACTCGCCCATACACGTTCGACGGTCC
It contains:
- a CDS encoding PAS domain-containing sensor histidine kinase; protein product: MADVRQLLVVDSLSVSIGELASELPDVAIQAVDVDDLPVQLCRSTVHALLVPGDLARADPENIVHAVSGLFPSLPIVVVDPDGAGPDAADSESATVLAADSVATAAVVDTVRDALEAGSDSDAARPPSRPETLLAAMLEGFPAHIYAKDLDARHLLASDEMFAPGDLLGLTDMETLSGDECYDEANYIDDQRVIEEGEPILNTDEYADSPGLFLRTSKVPWWDASGDILGLVGITQDVTEYREQKERLRRQNRRLRKVALMTAHELRNELQIATGHLSQIDSDSEHLAAASTSVEHVAGIVDKIVSLATRNEREHETDTLWLSALVRDVWETVSTPESTLSIESDRRLVGDRDATQLLLELLVDNAVVHAGPGVTVDVGETESGFFVADDGPGIDFDPPRQVLQAAVTSADGESGFGLYIAQQIADEQGWRIAVSDSETGGARIDVVGVERP
- a CDS encoding uracil-DNA glycosylase, translated to MPDAPFPDDQHPLAEDCQHCPALVEARERISWGTGPLEADAVVVGEAPAAGNPDAEQWRGGNLTGMAYTSRHSGRKIRTLLAEAGIESVYYTNAVKCHPPENRDPTDEELANCRPYLLREIEAVEPAAVLPTGKHATRTVLALDDRSLDGFVDTVLEPTRSDALGVRVVPLLHPSYQDVWLSRLGYSRDEYVAEIATVVEA
- a CDS encoding cupin domain-containing protein; this encodes MADREKLLDLAGSSFEIEDLLDYQPGAVVSQTLVDEEAVTVTVFAFDEGERLSEHTAPHDAFLQVVDGTALVTVSGTEHEVAAGESIVLPANEPHAVEAASQFKMFLTMLR
- a CDS encoding Hsp20/alpha crystallin family protein, which encodes MRRDDRDDPFDDFFRELERMMNEMTGGDFDMHVERHGDGESHGRDIHLDIYEADDEVRVVADVPGVEKDAIGLKCDGEELTIDAAGPEREYFERVQLPVSVDEHSASATYNNGILEVTFQRRDDSADIDLS
- the gap gene encoding type I glyceraldehyde-3-phosphate dehydrogenase, yielding MSASDTVRIGINGFGRIGRCTFRAALNNDDVEIVGINDVMDFDQMEYLAKYDTTLGNLPYDLERDGDTMRVDGEDISLYNIQSPEELPWDDLDVDVAVESTGIFRTKDEASAHLDAGADKALISAPPKGDKPVPQFVYGVNHDEYDGEDVVSGASCTTNSVSPPMYVLLEEFGVNAAEMTTIHAYTGSQNIVDGPKSKTRRGRAAAENIVPTTTGASTATTDILPDLKGKFEAMAIRVPTPSGSITEIVADLEGNPSAEEINAAMEEYANGELEGSMGAIDDEIVSRDILGWEYGSAVDLEQTSTVEGGDLAKVFAWYDNEMGYTAQMMRLAEYIA
- a CDS encoding phosphoglycerate kinase, which gives rise to MPEYNTLDDLEPGQRVLVRVDLNSPVEDGVVQDNNRFDRYSETVAALADDDHKVVLMAHQGRPGRDDFVSLDQHAEILEEHVGKPIKFVDDIYGDDAIEAIEALEAGEILLLENTRMADDELPEKPAEEHAESDFVQTLAPLFDAFVNDAYSAAHRAHASTVGFAVELPTYAGLVMDKEYQYNTSVAEKEFDGQVTMLCGGNKSEDVISVVNNLEEKVDTFLVGGLPGELFLRAEGYPVGMDVGDMDLLDDQWEETRDTLEDLVENRRDDFELPVDFAYEDDDGERAEISLEDIDEKETGYLDIGHETIEAYEPIIRESEAVFVKGAVGVFEDERFADGTVELIEAIGETDCFSVVGGGDTARTLSLYGLDEDNYDHVSIAGGAYLNALTGQELVVVDVLKKYA
- the folP gene encoding dihydropteroate synthase; translated protein: MDFHEAANFCLELRRFPPRRETDATEALLAELGDPHEDLQAVQIAGSNGKGSTARMLESTLREAGLTVGLYTSPHLEDVRERITVDGRKVPRAALVEFVERIEPYVTERAAEGEAPTFFETMTVLALWQFARADVDVAVLEVGIGGRYDATSVVDPVASAVTSVSLEHTDLLGETVEEIARDKAHVAPADAPIVTGATGAAREAIREVAGEVVTVDENAADTTVAYHGIEGTDGRVELDGDGFHLETRLPLPGAHQARNAGVAATLARQVAGVDETTLATGLRNAHWPGRFEVMGREPLVVLDGAHNPGGCERVTETLGEFEYDDLHLVVGAMVGKDHQGIAAALPEPEHVVACQADVDRADDETVIAAAFESEYPEATVETRSDVAGALDIALDAAAEGDAVLVSGSLYAVREARTRWTRATIEKRIEDLGDARETLAGAHVTDAGVWRMRGKGVHRAVKTRVQPRQAQYLKEELLSLGGECAISGLNNQDEEPLDVVMMATMAQFKRLVGKLDGQPYGLSPLADRLREHLGIGVEPDRRGYPWEDGTAIMGILNVTPDSFHDGGEYDAVEDAVARAETMVDNGVDIVDVGGESTRPGADPVPVEEEIDRVVPVIERIAELDVAVSIDTRKAAVAEAALEAGADVLNDVSGLEDPEMRHLAAERDVPVVVMHSIDTPVDPDREIEYDDVVEDAIDQLKERVLLAEKAGLDRAQILVDPGIGFGKTPAEDFELLGRIGEFKALGCPVLVGHSHKSMFGHVGLEADERTAATVAGTALSTERGADVIRVHDVEENVAARDVVAAADDPESFGGE
- a CDS encoding NAD-dependent deacylase, which encodes MDDRIESLAVAIADAETVVALTGAGVSTASGIPSFRGDGGIWEQFDQRDFHYRRFEADPEGFWRDRLDLRETFYGGEEVEPNAAHRALADLEGDGHLDAVITQNVDGLHRAAGSGAVIELHGTNREVECVECGRRIPAESAFDRAEDGELPPQCEECGGVLKPAVVLFGEPMPDEPTIRAHKLAGRSDLFLAIGTSLQVQPAAGLPARAQRAGATLAVVNLEATPISGRAEYDLRMDVTEALPALVAAIA